One part of the Leptolyngbya sp. FACHB-261 genome encodes these proteins:
- a CDS encoding HdeD family acid-resistance protein has product MTTNVSPDSPNLKRDTHTSIWTGALLIVLGLVAIVLPNISTFVAETWLALILISTGSAKLFYSFQTRDQGGFVWKLVLSILYIGTGVMLFTNPLTGVLTLTLLLGSFLLAEGAFNLILAFRLRHNPNWFWVLVDGIVTLALGAFIWFGWPTNAPWLLGTAVGASILSTGFSRVMLALNANPAPSQPDQTASA; this is encoded by the coding sequence ATGACAACTAACGTTTCTCCTGATTCTCCCAATCTCAAACGTGATACTCATACCTCGATCTGGACGGGTGCGCTCCTGATCGTTTTAGGGCTCGTTGCCATTGTCCTGCCCAATATTTCAACCTTTGTCGCAGAGACTTGGCTCGCTTTAATCTTGATTTCTACGGGCTCTGCTAAGCTGTTTTACTCATTCCAAACCCGTGACCAAGGCGGCTTCGTTTGGAAGCTGGTCCTGAGCATTCTCTACATCGGAACGGGTGTAATGCTGTTTACGAACCCCCTCACAGGCGTTCTCACCCTGACCCTGCTGCTCGGTAGCTTCTTGTTGGCCGAAGGCGCGTTTAACTTGATTCTGGCCTTCCGGTTGCGTCATAACCCCAACTGGTTCTGGGTACTGGTTGACGGTATCGTGACCCTAGCTTTAGGCGCCTTCATCTGGTTTGGCTGGCCCACCAATGCTCCGTGGCTCCTTGGTACAGCAGTCGGTGCTAGCATTCTTTCCACTGGCTTCTCCCGCGTGATGCTGGCGTTGAATGCCAATCCTGCTCCAAGTCAGCCTGACCAGACCGCTTCCGCTTAA
- a CDS encoding ABC transporter ATP-binding protein, with protein sequence MELQPPETSLPGPETSAPETSTPEAPPEEATDPGLEGPVIDIEGLWLIYGSGSQQTVALRDVSLQVEQGEFISLVGPSGCGKTTLLRVLADLIEPTSGSVRILRGTPLEARLERQYGYVFQSPVLYEWRTVLKNVMLPLEVMGFPATERKSRAQAMLKLVGLSEFETRYPWQLSGGMQQRVSIARALSFDPDLLYMDEPFGALDEITRERLNLELLRLWSTTGKTVVFVTHSISEAVFLSTRVVVMTPRPGKIEQIVNIDLPQPRTMDTTETPEFFGYVTQIKEILRAAHSYEAD encoded by the coding sequence ATGGAATTGCAACCGCCTGAAACGTCACTGCCCGGACCTGAGACCTCTGCACCTGAAACCTCTACACCAGAGGCGCCACCAGAAGAGGCAACGGATCCTGGCCTCGAAGGTCCTGTAATTGACATTGAGGGGCTGTGGCTGATTTACGGGAGTGGTTCCCAGCAGACTGTGGCTCTGCGCGATGTCAGTTTGCAGGTAGAGCAGGGCGAATTTATCTCTCTGGTGGGTCCTTCTGGCTGCGGCAAGACGACTTTGCTCCGGGTCTTGGCTGACCTGATCGAGCCGACCAGTGGCAGCGTTAGGATTCTGCGCGGTACGCCTCTAGAGGCTCGGCTGGAGCGGCAGTACGGCTATGTGTTTCAGTCCCCTGTGCTCTACGAGTGGCGTACAGTGCTCAAGAATGTGATGCTGCCTTTGGAAGTAATGGGCTTCCCGGCAACGGAGCGCAAGAGCCGAGCGCAGGCAATGCTCAAATTGGTGGGCCTGTCAGAGTTTGAGACTCGCTATCCCTGGCAGCTTTCCGGCGGTATGCAGCAGCGAGTTTCGATTGCGCGAGCGCTATCCTTCGACCCCGATTTGCTTTACATGGATGAACCCTTCGGAGCGCTGGATGAAATTACCCGCGAGCGCCTGAACCTGGAATTATTGCGGCTGTGGTCTACCACTGGCAAGACGGTGGTCTTCGTAACTCACTCGATCTCAGAAGCCGTTTTCCTGTCAACACGAGTTGTAGTTATGACACCACGTCCCGGCAAGATCGAGCAGATTGTCAACATTGATCTTCCGCAACCGCGCACGATGGACACGACAGAAACGCCAGAGTTTTTTGGTTACGTCACTCAGATTAAGGAGATTCTAAGAGCAGCTCACAGTTATGAGGCTGATTAA
- a CDS encoding Uma2 family endonuclease, giving the protein MTAALPIVKPVSRMRLAPGSAVTIPDVSWQEFEAILQELGERRAARVAYSQGTLEIMVPLPEHERPKDLISDIVKSLLKLANKGYEPFGSTTFKREGTAGVEPDACFYIQNYQRMIGRRRLQSDDPPPDLAIETDVTSRTTLDAYTAIGVPEVWIYSAGKLIIYLLQNEIYVESATSPNFPNIPVTQLTPIAVERTWQVGSVQALEEFEAAVTKIIH; this is encoded by the coding sequence ATGACTGCTGCCCTCCCTATTGTCAAACCTGTTAGTCGAATGAGGCTGGCTCCTGGTAGCGCCGTGACGATTCCAGATGTTAGTTGGCAGGAGTTCGAGGCGATTTTGCAGGAGTTGGGTGAAAGACGAGCCGCACGGGTTGCCTACAGCCAGGGCACGTTGGAAATCATGGTTCCTCTACCTGAACACGAAAGGCCGAAAGACTTAATTTCAGATATTGTAAAGAGTTTGCTAAAGCTAGCAAACAAAGGGTACGAACCATTTGGTTCAACAACTTTTAAGCGGGAAGGTACGGCAGGAGTTGAGCCTGATGCTTGCTTCTATATACAGAATTATCAGCGCATGATTGGTCGCCGTAGGCTCCAATCGGATGACCCACCTCCTGATTTGGCTATCGAGACAGATGTAACCTCAAGAACAACTCTCGATGCCTACACAGCTATTGGAGTTCCAGAAGTGTGGATCTACAGCGCTGGAAAATTAATTATCTATTTACTTCAAAATGAAATATATGTAGAGTCTGCTACTAGCCCTAACTTCCCGAACATACCAGTTACTCAACTTACTCCTATTGCAGTAGAACGTACTTGGCAGGTTGGAAGTGTTCAAGCACTAGAGGAATTTGAAGCAGCGGTCACTAAGATTATTCATTGA
- a CDS encoding DUF5615 family PIN-like protein, with product MFNTACSFFPGCGHVQFHLVTQDADFIERTRLYDSPLKVIWLRLVMHERLMRKQSFALRLRQFKIL from the coding sequence ATGTTTAATACCGCTTGCAGCTTTTTCCCTGGCTGTGGTCATGTTCAGTTTCATCTTGTGACCCAAGATGCTGATTTCATCGAACGAACCCGTCTTTACGATTCTCCTCTGAAAGTGATTTGGTTACGGTTGGTAATGCACGAACGATTAATGAGGAAGCAATCTTTCGCTCTGAGGCTGAGACAATTCAAGATTTTATGA
- a CDS encoding DUF427 domain-containing protein translates to MFGPRRIEPGPGQESVWDYPRPPRLEDSDKQIQVVFNGVVIAESNRTKRVLETSHPPVYYIPPEDVKREYFQDSPRSTFCEWKGNARYYTITVGEQSLPNGAWYYPEPTAYFAALRDYIAVYPSKMEACYVNGERVQAQPGDFYGGWVTSDIVGPFKGSIGTMGW, encoded by the coding sequence GTGTTTGGACCTCGCCGTATTGAGCCCGGCCCCGGCCAGGAATCGGTTTGGGATTACCCTCGCCCGCCTCGGCTGGAGGATTCTGACAAGCAAATTCAGGTCGTGTTCAACGGCGTGGTCATTGCCGAATCTAACCGTACCAAGCGAGTGCTGGAGACTAGTCATCCGCCGGTTTACTACATCCCGCCGGAGGATGTGAAGCGCGAATATTTCCAAGACAGCCCTCGTTCCACCTTCTGCGAGTGGAAAGGGAACGCTCGCTATTACACGATTACGGTCGGTGAGCAGAGCTTACCCAATGGGGCCTGGTATTATCCTGAGCCCACAGCCTACTTTGCGGCGCTTCGCGATTACATTGCAGTCTATCCAAGCAAGATGGAAGCTTGTTATGTCAATGGCGAACGCGTGCAGGCTCAACCCGGCGATTTCTACGGCGGCTGGGTTACAAGCGATATTGTTGGCCCTTTCAAAGGCAGCATCGGCACGATGGGCTGGTGA
- a CDS encoding LL-diaminopimelate aminotransferase has product MATINDNYLKLKAGYLFPEIARRVNAFASENPDAKIIRLGIGDVTEPLPEACRTAMIKAVEDMGEQASFRGYGPEQGYAWLREKIATQDFQARNCAVEAEEIFVSDGSKCDCGNILDIFGDNNTIAVTDPVYPVYVDTNVMAGHTGLANEQGEFEGLVYLPITADNNFTAQIPTQKVDLIYLCFPNNPTGAVATREHLKAWVDYARANGSIIFFDAAYEAFITDPDLPHSIYEIEGARECAIEFRSFSKNAGFTGTRCAFTVVPKALTAKAADGSDVELWKLWNRRQSTKFNGVSYIVQRGAEAVYSEEGQAQTKALIQFYMENARIIREQLTAAGIAVYGGVNAPYVWVKTPAGLSSWEFFDKLLHTCNVVGTPGSGFGAAGEGYFRISAFNSRANVEEAMKRITEKFKAS; this is encoded by the coding sequence GTGGCAACCATTAACGATAACTACCTCAAGCTTAAAGCCGGTTACTTGTTTCCAGAAATTGCTCGACGAGTCAATGCCTTTGCGTCAGAAAATCCTGATGCCAAAATTATTCGGCTGGGCATCGGTGATGTGACTGAACCGTTGCCGGAAGCTTGCCGCACGGCCATGATCAAAGCTGTTGAAGACATGGGCGAACAGGCCAGCTTCAGAGGTTATGGCCCAGAACAGGGCTATGCCTGGTTACGCGAGAAGATTGCGACGCAAGACTTCCAAGCACGGAACTGTGCGGTCGAAGCAGAGGAAATTTTCGTCTCCGACGGCTCCAAGTGCGATTGCGGCAATATCCTCGACATCTTCGGTGACAACAATACCATCGCCGTCACTGACCCTGTTTATCCTGTGTACGTGGATACGAATGTGATGGCAGGGCATACGGGACTTGCCAATGAACAGGGCGAGTTTGAGGGCTTAGTGTATTTGCCAATCACGGCTGACAACAATTTCACGGCTCAAATTCCCACGCAGAAAGTCGATTTGATCTACCTCTGCTTTCCCAATAACCCAACGGGAGCCGTTGCTACACGGGAGCACCTGAAAGCCTGGGTCGATTATGCCAGAGCTAATGGCTCAATCATCTTCTTTGATGCCGCCTACGAAGCCTTCATTACCGATCCAGATCTACCCCATTCAATCTATGAGATTGAGGGGGCCAGGGAATGTGCAATTGAGTTCCGCTCGTTCTCGAAAAATGCAGGTTTTACTGGCACTCGTTGTGCCTTTACTGTAGTACCCAAAGCCCTCACGGCAAAAGCAGCCGATGGCTCGGATGTAGAACTTTGGAAGTTATGGAACCGACGCCAGTCGACTAAGTTCAATGGCGTGTCCTACATCGTTCAACGCGGTGCGGAAGCCGTTTATTCCGAAGAAGGACAGGCGCAAACCAAAGCCCTGATCCAGTTCTACATGGAGAATGCTCGCATCATTCGTGAGCAACTCACAGCTGCTGGCATAGCCGTCTACGGCGGTGTGAATGCGCCCTATGTTTGGGTCAAAACACCTGCTGGTTTGTCCAGTTGGGAATTTTTCGACAAGTTACTGCATACCTGCAATGTGGTCGGCACGCCAGGCTCTGGCTTTGGTGCCGCAGGTGAGGGCTACTTCCGCATTTCGGCTTTCAATAGCCGCGCAAATGTAGAAGAGGCTATGAAGCGAATCACCGAGAAATTCAAGGCTTCTTAG
- a CDS encoding nitrilase-related carbon-nitrogen hydrolase: MSSTVRCAVTQATNAVPVEKSLAEIRQGNLDKHIGFLEQAATQGVQILCFQEIFTGPYFAAEQSPRWYDMAEEIPNGPTIQLLCEKAKQYGMVLIVPIYEKEITGIYYNTAAVIDADGTYLGKYRKNHLPQVNPGFWEKFYFKPGNLGYPVFKTRFATIGVYICYDRHFPEGARALGLNGAEIVFNPSATVAGLSEYLWRLEQPAHAVANGYFLGANNRVGLEAPWNIGEFYGSSYFCDPRGKILAQGSRDQDEVVIADLDLDLVREVRHTWQFFRDRRPETYSSLTQP, from the coding sequence ATGTCTTCTACTGTGCGTTGCGCTGTTACTCAGGCCACGAATGCTGTTCCCGTCGAGAAATCGCTGGCAGAAATCCGCCAGGGCAATCTAGACAAACACATTGGCTTCCTGGAGCAGGCTGCCACTCAGGGCGTGCAAATTCTCTGCTTCCAAGAGATTTTCACGGGTCCCTACTTCGCGGCGGAGCAATCGCCACGCTGGTATGACATGGCTGAAGAGATTCCCAATGGCCCCACGATTCAGCTGTTGTGCGAGAAGGCTAAGCAGTACGGCATGGTGTTGATTGTGCCTATTTATGAAAAAGAAATCACAGGCATCTACTACAACACGGCTGCGGTAATCGATGCTGATGGCACCTATCTGGGCAAGTACCGCAAAAATCATTTGCCACAGGTGAATCCTGGCTTTTGGGAGAAGTTCTATTTCAAACCAGGCAACCTAGGTTATCCGGTTTTTAAAACTCGCTTTGCCACGATTGGCGTTTATATCTGCTACGACCGCCATTTTCCTGAAGGCGCAAGAGCTTTGGGACTAAACGGTGCTGAAATTGTTTTTAATCCTAGTGCTACCGTTGCCGGTTTGAGCGAGTATTTGTGGCGATTGGAACAGCCTGCGCACGCTGTTGCCAACGGTTACTTTTTGGGAGCGAATAACCGGGTTGGCCTGGAAGCGCCCTGGAACATCGGTGAGTTCTACGGCTCCAGCTATTTCTGCGATCCGCGTGGCAAGATTTTGGCGCAGGGTTCGCGGGACCAGGATGAAGTGGTGATTGCGGATTTGGATCTGGATTTGGTGCGGGAAGTGCGTCACACCTGGCAGTTCTTCCGGGACCGTCGCCCTGAGACGTACAGTAGTCTTACACAGCCCTAG
- a CDS encoding CsbD family protein has protein sequence MSADEKAKAAGKNIEGKAQEAFGNLTGDPEHQAEGQAKQAEAKARNVKEDVKDKAKDIVDRA, from the coding sequence ATGAGCGCTGACGAAAAAGCAAAAGCAGCTGGTAAAAATATCGAAGGTAAAGCCCAAGAAGCTTTCGGGAACCTCACTGGAGACCCCGAGCATCAAGCTGAAGGCCAAGCCAAGCAAGCCGAAGCCAAGGCTCGTAACGTCAAAGAAGACGTGAAAGATAAAGCCAAAGACATCGTAGATCGCGCCTAG
- a CDS encoding mechanosensitive ion channel has product MQEFQVTLQQIAQDIGTYVPSILGAVLMLVVGWLLALALSALTRGILNRTSIDNRLAAMLTGESGRRSPIEIEKWAATAVFYLVLLLVLVACLNVLNLPAVTTPLTNLLNQVFVFLPKLLGAGILLLVAWVLATVLRLIVERALRATNLDERLSAQAGINQPRRYSRLIDPAETTPATTAPDTTTQVSVSETLANAVYWFVFLLFLPAILSTLQLNGLLQPVQNLLNEILAMLPNILAAGIILVVGWLLARIVRGIVTNLAAAVGLDQVGRSVGMDAGIGGQSLSGLLGIVVYALILIPTVIAALNALQIAAISQPATNMLNAILLAIPQIFAAALVLGIAYVVGRLVAGLVTSILTGFGFNNVLAWLGVTDRPAGAATVNQAASGTADDLPPPPSVPSTAPPDTTTRIQTTTQVQPPQPSAYPATTPVRVQTQAPKTPSEIAGTLVLVGIMLFAAVEAANLLGFVVLTSVVAQFIEFAGRVVLALVIFALGLYLANLAYTVIWSARSQQAKFLAQAARVAILILIGAMALQQLGIASSIVNLAFGLLFGAVAVAVAIAFGLGSREIAGRELNNWLQEFRAKQ; this is encoded by the coding sequence ATGCAGGAGTTCCAGGTAACACTGCAACAAATTGCGCAGGATATTGGCACGTATGTCCCTAGTATCTTAGGGGCCGTGCTCATGTTAGTGGTGGGGTGGCTACTGGCGCTGGCCCTCTCCGCACTGACTCGTGGGATTCTAAATCGCACATCAATCGATAATCGGTTGGCAGCTATGCTCACCGGCGAGTCAGGCCGCCGCTCACCTATTGAGATCGAGAAGTGGGCCGCTACTGCCGTCTTCTACTTAGTGTTACTGCTGGTTCTGGTCGCTTGTCTCAATGTTCTTAATCTACCAGCAGTCACGACTCCTCTAACTAATCTACTCAACCAGGTCTTTGTCTTTCTGCCCAAGCTTTTGGGGGCAGGCATTTTGCTCCTGGTTGCTTGGGTATTAGCAACGGTGCTACGCCTAATTGTTGAGCGAGCACTACGAGCAACCAATCTAGACGAACGCTTAAGTGCCCAAGCTGGCATTAATCAACCTCGTCGCTATTCTCGGCTAATTGACCCCGCCGAAACTACGCCTGCAACAACTGCGCCTGATACAACGACTCAGGTTTCAGTCAGCGAAACACTGGCTAATGCTGTCTACTGGTTTGTCTTTCTTCTCTTTCTGCCCGCGATTCTAAGCACCTTACAACTGAATGGCTTACTACAGCCTGTGCAGAATCTGCTCAATGAAATTCTGGCAATGCTGCCTAACATTCTGGCAGCTGGCATCATCCTGGTGGTGGGCTGGCTGTTAGCTCGTATTGTGCGAGGCATTGTCACGAATTTGGCAGCAGCCGTTGGTCTGGATCAGGTAGGCCGTTCAGTTGGCATGGATGCTGGGATTGGCGGGCAATCGCTCTCTGGTCTGTTGGGCATCGTGGTCTACGCGCTGATTCTGATCCCAACTGTGATTGCAGCGCTCAATGCTCTGCAAATTGCAGCCATTTCTCAGCCCGCAACCAACATGTTGAACGCCATCCTGTTGGCGATTCCTCAGATTTTCGCGGCGGCGTTGGTTTTGGGAATTGCTTATGTGGTGGGGCGCTTAGTTGCGGGTCTGGTGACGAGTATTCTCACCGGCTTTGGCTTCAATAATGTTCTGGCCTGGCTGGGTGTGACCGACCGTCCAGCGGGTGCCGCCACTGTCAATCAGGCAGCTAGTGGCACTGCTGATGATTTGCCACCGCCGCCTTCGGTGCCCAGTACAGCACCACCAGATACAACCACTCGAATTCAAACTACGACTCAAGTCCAGCCCCCTCAGCCGAGTGCCTATCCAGCAACCACACCGGTAAGGGTACAGACCCAAGCACCCAAAACGCCTTCAGAAATTGCGGGCACGCTGGTGTTAGTTGGCATTATGCTCTTTGCTGCGGTGGAAGCCGCTAATTTGCTAGGTTTCGTGGTGCTAACCAGTGTAGTCGCGCAGTTTATTGAGTTTGCTGGACGGGTGGTGCTGGCTCTCGTGATCTTCGCACTGGGTCTGTATCTAGCTAATCTGGCCTACACCGTGATCTGGAGCGCGCGCAGCCAACAGGCGAAATTCCTAGCTCAAGCTGCTCGGGTGGCAATTCTGATTCTGATTGGTGCCATGGCACTGCAACAGCTCGGCATCGCCAGCAGCATCGTTAATTTAGCCTTCGGCTTGCTATTTGGAGCAGTCGCAGTCGCGGTGGCTATTGCCTTTGGTCTAGGCAGCCGCGAGATTGCCGGTCGAGAGCTGAACAATTGGCTGCAAGAGTTCCGCGCCAAACAATAG
- a CDS encoding VOC family protein — translation MKEFQLQGINHLALVCKDMTRTVDFYCNTLGLRLIKTIQMPEGGQHFFFDIGNGDALAFFWFPQAPEAAPGIASVNPAAMQTGDIRTAHGSMNHVSFNVAPEELEEYRNQLVAKGVQTTPILHHADVPSGYVPEADESTFLSSFYFFDPDGILLEFAATVRELGHPERDLNHMAAMPQA, via the coding sequence ATGAAAGAATTTCAACTCCAAGGCATTAATCATCTTGCTCTCGTATGCAAGGACATGACCCGCACTGTTGATTTCTACTGCAATACCTTAGGTTTACGTCTAATAAAGACAATCCAAATGCCTGAAGGAGGACAACACTTCTTCTTTGACATTGGAAATGGTGATGCACTGGCTTTCTTCTGGTTTCCCCAAGCTCCTGAGGCCGCACCAGGTATCGCATCTGTAAATCCAGCGGCAATGCAAACGGGTGACATCAGAACTGCGCATGGTTCAATGAATCATGTCTCTTTCAACGTTGCACCTGAAGAACTAGAAGAGTATCGAAATCAGCTAGTCGCTAAAGGCGTCCAAACAACACCAATTTTGCACCATGCCGATGTGCCCTCCGGTTACGTTCCAGAAGCGGATGAGAGCACCTTCCTATCTTCCTTCTACTTTTTCGACCCAGATGGCATTCTCCTAGAGTTTGCAGCAACAGTTCGTGAATTGGGCCATCCCGAACGAGACCTTAACCATATGGCCGCAATGCCCCAAGCCTAG
- a CDS encoding ankyrin repeat domain-containing protein — protein sequence MQIHDCVKRGDIAGVARQLANGIDVNAVEQYSLQTPLMCAVISADADTDMLRFLARNGANVNAAGGEFQQTVLSLAVQSGNLDKVRFLLDVGSNIHCRRPNGYSALIDAMYDRNISKAANLIPILNLLIERGAKVNRVNGNGESALEVASRVGRFDAVKVLLAAGADPTQLEWTGLMHEIALGSLDGVKALLDQDADLSARDRCDRTPWLLSLQVGDLDKAKLLLLSGADPSDWAPCGKLTLMYPIEHNRADILEWLIEEGFDIEATAGCDITPLMMAAEYGATDCVDVLLRNGANPSRVNISGETAIKIASDIPIVRMLVQAGEDLSDISDEARQLLLGVGGQDLQVSQEQYLAGRYRRFGNKNPELMEVDFWKAMIRCNRPAYVARDSFAQTNNCNEPVWGYQRFGRTITELPDGRIVEIAGEHEDYYDSNFCIYNDVVVYQSDDTFKIFGYPKNIFPPTDFHTATLVGNHIYIIGNLGYQNERIHNETPVYRLYCDTFRIEKIETTGDKPGWISRHKAYYKESAKIYVTGGKIATMMSGKEKYIENSVNYTLDLTNLSWSHIDA from the coding sequence ATGCAGATTCATGATTGCGTGAAACGGGGAGACATTGCAGGAGTAGCACGCCAGCTCGCTAATGGTATTGATGTTAATGCTGTAGAGCAATATTCCTTGCAGACCCCATTAATGTGTGCAGTAATCAGTGCAGATGCAGATACCGACATGCTTCGGTTCCTTGCAAGAAACGGTGCTAATGTCAACGCGGCTGGCGGAGAATTTCAACAAACCGTGCTTAGCTTAGCAGTGCAATCAGGAAACCTTGATAAAGTTCGGTTCCTTCTAGATGTTGGCTCGAACATCCACTGCCGAAGACCGAATGGCTATAGTGCATTGATTGATGCTATGTATGATCGAAACATTTCAAAAGCTGCAAACTTAATACCCATTTTGAATTTATTAATTGAGAGGGGTGCCAAAGTCAATCGTGTCAACGGTAATGGAGAGTCTGCGCTTGAAGTTGCCTCAAGAGTAGGAAGATTTGATGCTGTCAAGGTTTTACTAGCCGCAGGCGCCGATCCCACTCAACTAGAATGGACTGGGTTAATGCATGAAATTGCCCTAGGAAGTCTAGATGGGGTAAAGGCTTTACTGGATCAAGATGCTGATCTTTCTGCGCGTGACCGTTGCGACAGAACGCCCTGGCTCTTAAGCCTTCAAGTAGGCGACTTGGATAAGGCAAAGTTACTCCTTCTATCAGGAGCAGATCCAAGTGATTGGGCACCTTGTGGAAAGTTAACACTGATGTACCCTATCGAGCATAACAGGGCTGACATCCTAGAGTGGTTGATTGAAGAAGGATTTGATATCGAAGCTACCGCTGGCTGCGATATTACCCCTCTCATGATGGCAGCAGAATACGGTGCTACTGACTGCGTAGATGTCCTTCTTAGAAATGGTGCCAATCCATCGCGTGTCAATATTTCAGGTGAAACAGCGATTAAAATCGCTAGTGATATTCCAATTGTAAGGATGCTCGTTCAAGCAGGCGAAGATTTGAGTGATATTAGTGATGAGGCTCGTCAGCTTCTTTTAGGAGTTGGTGGTCAAGACCTGCAAGTGTCACAGGAGCAGTACTTAGCGGGAAGATATCGGAGATTTGGTAACAAGAATCCAGAACTAATGGAAGTCGATTTCTGGAAGGCAATGATTCGTTGCAATAGGCCTGCATATGTAGCACGAGACAGCTTCGCTCAAACAAATAACTGTAATGAGCCAGTATGGGGCTACCAACGATTTGGCAGAACAATTACAGAGTTGCCGGACGGAAGAATCGTTGAAATAGCTGGTGAGCATGAAGACTACTATGACTCTAACTTCTGTATATATAACGATGTTGTAGTTTATCAGAGTGACGATACTTTTAAGATTTTTGGTTATCCTAAGAATATCTTTCCTCCAACTGACTTCCATACTGCGACATTAGTTGGAAATCATATATATATCATTGGAAATTTAGGCTACCAAAACGAGAGAATCCATAATGAAACACCAGTTTATCGGCTTTACTGTGACACATTCAGAATAGAAAAGATTGAAACTACTGGAGATAAACCCGGATGGATTAGTCGGCATAAGGCTTACTACAAAGAGTCAGCTAAAATATATGTCACCGGCGGTAAGATTGCCACCATGATGAGCGGCAAGGAGAAATATATTGAAAACTCTGTGAATTACACTTTGGACTTGACGAACTTAAGCTGGAGTCACATAGATGCTTAA
- a CDS encoding HAMP domain-containing sensor histidine kinase has product MIDFSKLLREKSDLIIEHWVEAVQQDSQIESVNSLPYKAVRDSLPRVLQALATVLSQSESNDTQLLVETSLEHGILRAEQGFEPLEIAREYRLLRSVISSMLEADLMEASALEVFRVIRLTDAVIDEAIARCFKSYTETRLKELEQLQSQLTLTNQELTRLLRANQDNLSHLAHELKTPLTSIIGYSDLFLRSHRSASEVRDSFPNLEHVQRVLNSGRQLLHLINDALEISRCEAGEMRLHPNQTDVRGLVNNVVEMVEPLACSKDLELVVNCEDAPEEVVTDPLRLQQILTNLLSNAIRYTQSGSISLTCQSQPGQCWSITVKDTGVGIELEDQARIFDPYFRVPAIDKSYIANSTGLGLAIVSRLVKLLRGEIQLVSEVGVGSTFTVTLPLAIEVPEKKATQLQLD; this is encoded by the coding sequence ATGATTGATTTTAGTAAATTGCTACGAGAAAAGAGTGACCTCATCATTGAGCATTGGGTCGAAGCTGTCCAGCAAGATAGTCAAATCGAGAGTGTTAACTCTCTGCCTTACAAAGCTGTGAGAGATAGCCTGCCGCGCGTTTTGCAGGCTCTAGCGACGGTGCTATCTCAGTCTGAGAGCAACGACACTCAGTTGTTGGTGGAAACGAGTTTAGAACACGGGATCCTGCGAGCTGAACAGGGGTTTGAGCCTTTAGAAATTGCACGAGAATACCGGCTGTTGCGCTCGGTGATCTCTTCGATGTTGGAAGCAGATTTGATGGAAGCATCCGCTCTAGAAGTTTTTCGGGTGATCCGTTTAACGGATGCTGTAATTGATGAGGCCATTGCCCGTTGCTTCAAAAGCTATACGGAGACTCGCTTAAAAGAGCTGGAGCAACTACAGAGCCAACTAACTCTGACTAATCAGGAGCTAACCCGGTTGCTTCGGGCCAATCAAGATAATCTTTCGCACCTCGCCCACGAGCTCAAGACACCTCTGACTTCGATCATCGGCTATTCGGATCTGTTTCTTCGCTCACATCGTAGTGCATCTGAGGTCAGAGATTCCTTTCCCAATCTAGAGCATGTACAACGGGTGCTGAATAGTGGGCGTCAACTACTACATTTGATCAATGATGCGCTGGAGATCTCGCGCTGCGAAGCGGGGGAAATGCGTTTGCATCCTAACCAAACTGATGTGCGTGGATTGGTCAATAATGTCGTTGAGATGGTTGAGCCTCTGGCTTGTTCCAAAGATTTAGAACTGGTTGTCAACTGTGAGGATGCGCCTGAGGAGGTTGTGACTGACCCCTTACGCTTGCAGCAGATTCTCACCAATCTTTTGAGCAATGCAATCCGCTACACTCAATCCGGTTCTATTTCCCTAACTTGTCAAAGTCAGCCGGGGCAATGTTGGTCGATTACTGTAAAAGATACTGGGGTTGGCATTGAGTTAGAGGATCAGGCTCGCATTTTTGATCCCTATTTCCGAGTTCCTGCAATCGACAAGTCCTATATTGCCAATAGCACTGGTTTAGGTTTAGCGATTGTCTCGCGCTTGGTTAAGCTTTTGCGAGGGGAGATTCAGCTTGTCTCTGAGGTGGGGGTTGGTTCAACCTTCACGGTGACGCTGCCCCTAGCTATTGAGGTACCGGAGAAAAAAGCAACTCAGTTGCAGTTGGATTAG